Below is a window of Mucilaginibacter ginkgonis DNA.
GCGCCGAAAAGATAATGGACCACCTGGAAGAAAAGCTGGGTGTTAAGGAAGGTGAAGTTACCGCCGACGGTTTGTTTAGCTGGCGGGGTGTGGAGTGCCTTGCAGCCTGCGGCTTTGGCCCTGTGTTGCAGATAGGCCCCGAATATACGTTCTACGAAAATTTAACGCCTGAGTCTGTAGACCAGTTAATTGTTGATCTTAAAGCAAAAGCGAATAACTGATGGCACGCAAATTATTACTTGAACATATCAATGTGCCCGGCATCAATACTTTTGATGTTTATCGCTCTAAAGGCGGATACGATGCCGTTGACAAAGCGTTGAAAACGCTTAGTCCGGACGAGATCGTAGAGGAGGTTAAAAAATCCGGTTTACGCGGCCGTGGTGGTGCAGGTTTCCCAACGGGTATGAAGTGGAGCTTTTTGGCTAAACCCGAAGGTGTAGCACGTTACCTGGTTTGCAACGCTGACGAATCTGAACCCGGCACTTTCAAAGACCGCTATCTGATGACCTATATCCCTCATTTGTTGATAGAGGGAATGATCATATCGAGCTTTGCGTTGGGCGCTAATGTGTCTTACATTTATGTACGCGGCGAAATGATGCCGCAAATACGCATCCTTGAAAAGGCTATAGCTGAAGCTAAAAACGCGGGGTTCTTAGGCAAAAATATCTTAGGCAGCGGTTACGACCTTGAGTTGTACGTGCAGCCGGGTGGTGGTGCTTACATCTGCGGTGAGGAAACGGCTTTGTTAGAATCGCTTGAAGGTAAACGTGGCAACCCGCGCATTAAGCCCCCGTTCCCTGCAATTGCAGGTTTATATGGTTGCCCAACTGTGGTAAATAACGTGGAATCGATCGCGGCCGTTGTGCCTATCATTCGTGATGGCGGCGACGAGTATGCAAAATTAGGTAT
It encodes the following:
- the nuoF gene encoding NADH-quinone oxidoreductase subunit NuoF, which codes for MARKLLLEHINVPGINTFDVYRSKGGYDAVDKALKTLSPDEIVEEVKKSGLRGRGGAGFPTGMKWSFLAKPEGVARYLVCNADESEPGTFKDRYLMTYIPHLLIEGMIISSFALGANVSYIYVRGEMMPQIRILEKAIAEAKNAGFLGKNILGSGYDLELYVQPGGGAYICGEETALLESLEGKRGNPRIKPPFPAIAGLYGCPTVVNNVESIAAVVPIIRDGGDEYAKLGIGRSTGTKLISAGGNLKKPGVYEIDLGLSCEEFVYSDEYCGGIANGKRLKAVVAGGSSVPILPANLFFKTANNEARLMSYESLADGGFATGTMMGSGGFIAFDEDQCIVRNTWNFTRFYHHESCGQCSPCREGTGWMEKVLHRLEHGEGRMSDMDLLVDVSKKIEGNTICPLGDAAAWPVASAIRHFRDEFEWHVTNASEATTRNYGLAHYADPLVTEI